Proteins from a single region of Struthio camelus isolate bStrCam1 chromosome W, bStrCam1.hap1, whole genome shotgun sequence:
- the LOC104147795 gene encoding oncostatin-M-specific receptor subunit beta isoform X1, with translation MNRFVFLAVLISLRTAYSYQESLVFPVTYLSVSKDLPLQRLLVEWDVGKSAHDAELSMSFEIQVSRTEENTIVWTEFHNVTLDKSGEPLHWNWDSDLPLECMSHSVRIRSKAETSKIWSQWSLWETVLGLDASNNGGLQIFPDEKVVEEGFDITLCCIGRKGQIIKEFFLSPTAHNFSRTNSQIGLLTVKNVAHQEVPQITVYCQASCKEEEKEKCYSRTVFFVGKPPDTPNDFSCQTQDMKTVICTWSRGGDTYLYGRHSTKYTLFEEFSQNLIPCTVSCSEQCSCSWDINQQRVYNITLTVENPLRKKTAMDVFDVTHRIYPSVPFQLWEECTDTEITLYWKYRNKGFELFCQTEVLHPDGKAELHNSSGVQLQYASITLGGLQPYTEYTVRVRCGAAKHFWRWSEWSEARTIRTEEATPSGKLDIWREITPVLGGRNVTLFWKLAPSFRANGRSVSYEITWEKVEGDSKPEHISVSSVYNSTRISIDNCPYKISIVAKNNVNYSLPSVVIIPGATGTEKELSSSELKDDRVNGTDDGIFISWESRNTYDGYIIDWCNFPTSQPCDLQWKRFGPHTSSALVSSVSFVPGVRYNFHIYGSVANTASLLEKKTGYLKELPPLLDPTVEQVQLTFHAVTLSWDSYPTNESQPGFVRGYHVYVSPVQEDCNLKESKKHVLPGGSVLCKYRIENPEEKRYTVKNLMPNTKYKLVVKAYTGGGETPIVNFIYIETPFNSNVLYLLVLLVIVPLVVAALCHWKMKWVKECCCPVIPSPNKSKVLSFKQITIGSEKVLKVSDCVPDALAVDNKSEAQKLHLWSHMSSTPTEDKINVHNSSWTYPNQNGERDFASTLKPITHNWFENFAYSSHVAVQSDPYQNSEPSETSKPHLSAVLYQPQYYIDILNEDAVSAHRQSTGTKSSLRYISQTDVHCLGRRL, from the exons ATGAATCGCTTTGTGTTTCTGGCAGTACTGATCTCCCTGAGGACTGCATACTCATATCAAG aATCCCTTGTGTTTCCAGTAACGTACCTTAGTGTTTCCAAAGATTTGCCTCTTCAGCGTCTGCTGGTGGAATGGGATGTCGGCAAGTCAGCGCATGATGCTGAGCTTTCGATGTCTTTTGAAATACAAGTCAGCCgaacagaagaaaatactatTGTGTGGACA GAGTTTCATAATGTCACACTTGACAAATCAGGAGAGCCTCTTCATTGGAACTGGGATTCGGACTTACCTTTGGAGTGTATGTCACACTCGGTGAGAATCAGGAGTAAAGCAGAAACATCAAAAATCTGGAGTCAGTGGAGTCTGTGGGAGACTGTCCTGG GCCTGGACGCTTCAAATAACGGTGGACTACAGATCTTTCCAGATGAAAAAGTTGTAGAGGAAGGCTTTGACATCACTCTTTGCTGCATCGGAAGGAAAGGTCAAATCATTAAGGAGTTCTTTTTATCTCCAACTGCTCATAATTTCAGTCGCACAAACAGTCAAATTGGACTGCTCACTGTGAAAAATGTGGCACATCAAGAAGTGCCTCAAATCACAGTGTACTGTCAGGCGTCttgcaaagaagaggaaaaagagaaatgctaCAGTCGTACAGTTTTCTTTGTGGGTA AACCGCCTGATACACCTAATGATTTTTCCTGCCAAACTCAAGACATGAAAACAGTAATATGTACTTGGAGCCGAGGAGGAGACACTTACCTCTATGGACGTCATTCAACAAAATACACTTTGTTTGAAGA GTTTTCCCAAAACTTGATTCCGTGCACAGTAAGTTGTTCTGAGCAGTGCTCGTGTTCTTGGGATATAAACCAGCAGAGGGTCTATAATATCACACTGACTGTTGAAAACCCACTGAGAAAGAAAACTGCCATGGATGTTTTTGATGTCACTCACAGAA TTTATCCCTCTGTGCCTTTCCAGCTGTGGGAAGAATGTACGGATACAGAAATCACATTGTATTGGAAATATCGAAACAAAGGATTTGAACTCTTTTGCCAGACAGAAGTGCTCCACCCTGATGGGAAGGCAGAACTG CATAATAGTTCAGGTGTGCAACTCCAGTATGCCAGCATCACTCTGGGTGGACTGCAGCCGTACACCGAATATACAGTTAGAGTACGCTGTGGGGCAGCTAAGCACTTCTGGAGGTGGAGTGAATGGAGCGAAGCCCGAACCATCAGAACAGAGGAAGCAA CTCCATCGGGGAAACTGGACATCTGGAGAGAAATTACACCAGTTTTGGGAGGGCGGAATGTGACCTTATTCTGGAAG CTAGCACCAAGTTTTCGAGCAAATGGAAGAAGTGTTTCCTATGAAATAACCTGGGAGAAAGTAGAAGGGGACTCTAAGCCTGAACACATCTCCGTTTCATCAGTCTATAATAGCACAAGGATTTCCATTGATAACTGTCCTTACAAAATCAGTATCGTGGCAAAGAACAATGTTAATTATTCACTTCCTTCAGTAGTGATCATCCCTGGAGCTACAG gCACTGAAAAAGAGCTCAGCAGTTCAGAGCTTAAAGACGACCGGGTTAATGGTACAGATgatggcatttttatttcttgggAGTCTAGAAATACATATGACGGTTACATTATCGACTGGTGTAACTTTCCAACGTCGCAGCCCTGTGATCTTCAGTGGAAGAGATTTGGGCCCCACACTTCCAGTGCTCTGGTCAGCTCAG tttcttttgTGCCGGGGGTGAGATACAACTTCCACATCTATGGATCTGTTGCTAATACAGCCTCCTTATTGGAGAAGAAGACTGGTTATCTCAAGGAGCTCC cccCCCTGCTTGACCCTACTGTGGAACAAGTTCAGCTGACTTTCCACGCAGTAACGCTGTCTTGGGATTCTTATCCCACAAATGAGTCACAGCCTGGTTTTGTAAGAGGTTACCATGTTTATGTTTCTCCTGTGCAAGAGGACTGCAATTTGAAAGAATCTAAAAAACATGTTCTTCCAG GTGGTTCAGTGCTATGTAAATATAGAATTGAAAACCCGGAAGAAAAGAGATACACCGTGAAAAACCTCATgccaaatacaaaatacaaactaGTGGTTAAAGCATATACAGGTGGAGGAGAGACTCCCATTGTTAACTTTATTTACATAGAAACGCCGTTTAATT caaaCGTGCTGTACCTTCTAGTCCTGCTAGTGATTGTTCCTTTGGTAGTAGCAGCTCTATGCCACTGGAAGATGAAGTG GGTGAAGGAGTGCTGCTGTCCTGTAATACCTAGTCCTAACAAGAGCAAAGTGCTTTCATTTAAACAGATTACG ATTGGTTCTGAGAAAGTACTGAAAGTCAGTGACTGCGTTCCTGATGCTCTAGCAGTGGATAATAAGTCTGAAGCCCAGAAGTTGCATTTGTGGAGCCACATGTCTTCTACTCCAACAGAAGATAAGATTAATGTTCACAATTCTTCCTGGACTTACCCTAATCAAAATGGAGAGAGAGACTTTGCATCCACACTGAAACCTATAACTCACAATTGGTTTGAAAACTTTGCTTATTCTTCTCACGTTGCAGTTCAGTCTGACCCCTATCAAAACTCAGAGCCGTCAGAAACAAGCAAGCCACACCTGTCAGCAGTGTTGTACCAGCCACAGTATTACATTGATATCTTGAATGAAGATGCTGTCTCAGCACACAGACAATCAACTGGCACAAAGAGCAGTTTGAGATATATTTCACAAACAGATGTGCACTGTTTGGGGAGGAGGCTTTGA
- the LOC104147795 gene encoding oncostatin-M-specific receptor subunit beta isoform X2 produces MNRFVFLAVLISLRTAYSYQESLVFPVTYLSVSKDLPLQRLLVEWDVGKSAHDAELSMSFEIQVSRTEENTIVWTEFHNVTLDKSGEPLHWNWDSDLPLECMSHSVRIRSKAETSKIWSQWSLWETVLGLDASNNGGLQIFPDEKVVEEGFDITLCCIGRKGQIIKEFFLSPTAHNFSRTNSQIGLLTVKNVAHQEVPQITVYCQASCKEEEKEKCYSRTVFFVGKPPDTPNDFSCQTQDMKTVICTWSRGGDTYLYGRHSTKYTLFEEFSQNLIPCTVSCSEQCSCSWDINQQRVYNITLTVENPLRKKTAMDVFDVTHRIYPSVPFQLWEECTDTEITLYWKYRNKGFELFCQTEVLHPDGKAELHNSSGVQLQYASITLGGLQPYTEYTVRVRCGAAKHFWRWSEWSEARTIRTEEATPSGKLDIWREITPVLGGRNVTLFWKLAPSFRANGRSVSYEITWEKVEGDSKPEHISVSSVYNSTRISIDNCPYKISIVAKNNVNYSLPSVVIIPGATGTEKELSSSELKDDRVNGTDDGIFISWESRNTYDGYIIDWCNFPTSQPCDLQWKRFGPHTSSALVSSVSFVPGVRYNFHIYGSVANTASLLEKKTGYLKELPPLLDPTVEQVQLTFHAVTLSWDSYPTNESQPGFVRGYHVYVSPVQEDCNLKESKKHVLPGGSVLCKYRIENPEEKRYTVKNLMPNTKYKLVVKAYTGGGETPIVNFIYIETPFNSNVLYLLVLLVIVPLVVAALCHWKMK; encoded by the exons ATGAATCGCTTTGTGTTTCTGGCAGTACTGATCTCCCTGAGGACTGCATACTCATATCAAG aATCCCTTGTGTTTCCAGTAACGTACCTTAGTGTTTCCAAAGATTTGCCTCTTCAGCGTCTGCTGGTGGAATGGGATGTCGGCAAGTCAGCGCATGATGCTGAGCTTTCGATGTCTTTTGAAATACAAGTCAGCCgaacagaagaaaatactatTGTGTGGACA GAGTTTCATAATGTCACACTTGACAAATCAGGAGAGCCTCTTCATTGGAACTGGGATTCGGACTTACCTTTGGAGTGTATGTCACACTCGGTGAGAATCAGGAGTAAAGCAGAAACATCAAAAATCTGGAGTCAGTGGAGTCTGTGGGAGACTGTCCTGG GCCTGGACGCTTCAAATAACGGTGGACTACAGATCTTTCCAGATGAAAAAGTTGTAGAGGAAGGCTTTGACATCACTCTTTGCTGCATCGGAAGGAAAGGTCAAATCATTAAGGAGTTCTTTTTATCTCCAACTGCTCATAATTTCAGTCGCACAAACAGTCAAATTGGACTGCTCACTGTGAAAAATGTGGCACATCAAGAAGTGCCTCAAATCACAGTGTACTGTCAGGCGTCttgcaaagaagaggaaaaagagaaatgctaCAGTCGTACAGTTTTCTTTGTGGGTA AACCGCCTGATACACCTAATGATTTTTCCTGCCAAACTCAAGACATGAAAACAGTAATATGTACTTGGAGCCGAGGAGGAGACACTTACCTCTATGGACGTCATTCAACAAAATACACTTTGTTTGAAGA GTTTTCCCAAAACTTGATTCCGTGCACAGTAAGTTGTTCTGAGCAGTGCTCGTGTTCTTGGGATATAAACCAGCAGAGGGTCTATAATATCACACTGACTGTTGAAAACCCACTGAGAAAGAAAACTGCCATGGATGTTTTTGATGTCACTCACAGAA TTTATCCCTCTGTGCCTTTCCAGCTGTGGGAAGAATGTACGGATACAGAAATCACATTGTATTGGAAATATCGAAACAAAGGATTTGAACTCTTTTGCCAGACAGAAGTGCTCCACCCTGATGGGAAGGCAGAACTG CATAATAGTTCAGGTGTGCAACTCCAGTATGCCAGCATCACTCTGGGTGGACTGCAGCCGTACACCGAATATACAGTTAGAGTACGCTGTGGGGCAGCTAAGCACTTCTGGAGGTGGAGTGAATGGAGCGAAGCCCGAACCATCAGAACAGAGGAAGCAA CTCCATCGGGGAAACTGGACATCTGGAGAGAAATTACACCAGTTTTGGGAGGGCGGAATGTGACCTTATTCTGGAAG CTAGCACCAAGTTTTCGAGCAAATGGAAGAAGTGTTTCCTATGAAATAACCTGGGAGAAAGTAGAAGGGGACTCTAAGCCTGAACACATCTCCGTTTCATCAGTCTATAATAGCACAAGGATTTCCATTGATAACTGTCCTTACAAAATCAGTATCGTGGCAAAGAACAATGTTAATTATTCACTTCCTTCAGTAGTGATCATCCCTGGAGCTACAG gCACTGAAAAAGAGCTCAGCAGTTCAGAGCTTAAAGACGACCGGGTTAATGGTACAGATgatggcatttttatttcttgggAGTCTAGAAATACATATGACGGTTACATTATCGACTGGTGTAACTTTCCAACGTCGCAGCCCTGTGATCTTCAGTGGAAGAGATTTGGGCCCCACACTTCCAGTGCTCTGGTCAGCTCAG tttcttttgTGCCGGGGGTGAGATACAACTTCCACATCTATGGATCTGTTGCTAATACAGCCTCCTTATTGGAGAAGAAGACTGGTTATCTCAAGGAGCTCC cccCCCTGCTTGACCCTACTGTGGAACAAGTTCAGCTGACTTTCCACGCAGTAACGCTGTCTTGGGATTCTTATCCCACAAATGAGTCACAGCCTGGTTTTGTAAGAGGTTACCATGTTTATGTTTCTCCTGTGCAAGAGGACTGCAATTTGAAAGAATCTAAAAAACATGTTCTTCCAG GTGGTTCAGTGCTATGTAAATATAGAATTGAAAACCCGGAAGAAAAGAGATACACCGTGAAAAACCTCATgccaaatacaaaatacaaactaGTGGTTAAAGCATATACAGGTGGAGGAGAGACTCCCATTGTTAACTTTATTTACATAGAAACGCCGTTTAATT caaaCGTGCTGTACCTTCTAGTCCTGCTAGTGATTGTTCCTTTGGTAGTAGCAGCTCTATGCCACTGGAAGATGAAGTG A